A single region of the Paraburkholderia megapolitana genome encodes:
- a CDS encoding type IV pilus modification PilV family protein codes for MSRREHAACRGNSLLEVMLAVALMAVTVLGLTATQWWTAGEAKAVTLREHAAMISDAVAETARANVPEDTALSQWKVLAARLFPQGEVSIRDQRAGAAVAQVTWLPPAPSVRGEVIDMPESCGGMAVPPRTACVAIAFTR; via the coding sequence ATGAGCCGGCGCGAACACGCTGCATGTCGCGGCAATTCGCTACTCGAAGTGATGCTGGCGGTTGCCTTGATGGCCGTCACGGTACTCGGCTTGACGGCCACGCAATGGTGGACCGCGGGTGAGGCGAAAGCGGTCACGCTGCGCGAACACGCGGCGATGATCTCGGACGCGGTGGCTGAAACGGCGCGCGCCAACGTGCCTGAAGACACAGCGTTGTCGCAATGGAAGGTGCTCGCTGCGCGTTTGTTCCCACAGGGCGAGGTGTCGATTCGCGATCAACGCGCTGGAGCCGCGGTGGCACAGGTCACATGGCTGCCGCCTGCGCCTTCGGTGCGTGGCGAGGTAATTGATATGCCCGAGTCTTGCGGCGGCATGGCGGTACCGCCGCGGACCGCCTGTGTCGCGATCGCGTTCACCCGATGA
- a CDS encoding PilW family protein, which translates to MTVARFRSRGHTLLELMIAAALGLVVVAGAVSMYRSQRVAFVRATDALRIHDAGTTALALIAAQVRMAGFVPADMAPADTSAGLFGCSGARTVGSFESRSCETVSTHSDGIAVRYIGDTISTWPSSTGRPTDCLGQSVTTDAAGSDPQRIPIVNRFHARTGSAGEPELYCDGSGRPGVAQPLVEGVEGLRVRYWLKDAHTALDASAIARDQWQQIVAVDLCVLVRGAPLGRRTRYVDCDGVSTLATDTRVRQAFWRRVAVRNQARRPS; encoded by the coding sequence ATGACCGTAGCAAGATTCCGCTCGCGCGGTCACACGCTGCTGGAGTTGATGATTGCCGCCGCACTCGGTCTCGTCGTGGTGGCCGGCGCTGTCTCCATGTACCGCTCACAGCGTGTCGCGTTCGTGCGCGCAACCGATGCGCTGCGGATACACGACGCCGGAACGACCGCGCTCGCACTGATCGCCGCGCAGGTCCGCATGGCCGGCTTCGTGCCCGCCGATATGGCGCCGGCCGATACGTCAGCCGGGTTGTTCGGTTGCTCGGGCGCACGCACGGTTGGCAGCTTCGAGAGTCGCAGTTGCGAAACGGTGAGCACGCATTCGGACGGCATCGCGGTGCGTTACATCGGCGACACGATATCGACATGGCCATCGTCGACCGGTCGACCCACTGACTGTCTCGGCCAGAGCGTGACCACCGACGCAGCCGGAAGCGATCCGCAGCGCATACCGATCGTCAACCGCTTCCATGCGAGAACCGGCAGCGCCGGCGAACCGGAACTGTATTGCGACGGCAGTGGCCGACCGGGCGTGGCGCAACCGCTGGTGGAAGGTGTCGAAGGATTGCGGGTTCGCTACTGGCTGAAGGACGCGCACACCGCGCTCGATGCTTCCGCTATCGCGCGGGATCAATGGCAACAGATCGTCGCCGTGGACCTGTGTGTGCTGGTGCGTGGCGCACCGCTCGGGCGCCGCACGCGCTATGTCGATTGCGACGGCGTGTCGACGCTCGCGACAGATACGCGTGTGCGGCAGGCGTTCTGGCGGCGCGTCGCAGTTCGCAACCAGGCGCGCAGGCCGTCATGA
- a CDS encoding type IV pilin protein, translated as MTSRIHAFTLLELVIALAIAATLAVFAVPAYRSQIARTHRTDAAAALYRAAQFVENDAGGERNALPVGLDRAPQFGTALYRLGVLPANATNGGYTLEAVPVEDGPMHGDACGTFVLDATGVRANRSSNPTALAADECWNTR; from the coding sequence ATGACCTCACGGATCCACGCCTTCACGCTGCTCGAACTGGTCATCGCGCTCGCTATTGCCGCGACGCTCGCGGTTTTCGCGGTGCCGGCGTATCGCAGTCAGATCGCGCGGACGCATCGAACGGATGCCGCAGCCGCACTGTATCGCGCAGCCCAGTTCGTGGAGAACGATGCGGGCGGTGAGCGGAATGCGTTGCCTGTCGGTCTTGACCGCGCACCGCAGTTCGGCACCGCGCTGTATCGGCTTGGCGTGCTGCCGGCCAATGCGACGAACGGTGGCTATACGCTGGAGGCGGTACCCGTGGAGGATGGTCCGATGCATGGCGATGCATGCGGCACGTTCGTGCTCGACGCGACCGGCGTGCGTGCGAATCGCAGCAGCAATCCGACAGCGCTCGCCGCAGACGAATGCTGGAATACGCGTTGA
- a CDS encoding DUF3318 domain-containing protein: protein MSQPRPDTAFRSQHSGAKELSSPHLRALRKELLIVRADIERMEFAQATVELRQSVSHFSWLKFLLPGLRGMSWGAGKSANAGIGALLKQYPLISSLASLLLARPLRSTLLASAKPLLKWGGLGFAAWEAYRIWQQMKSDDDTAPAAKSGRTGRGS from the coding sequence ATGAGCCAGCCCCGTCCGGACACCGCCTTTCGCAGCCAGCATTCCGGCGCAAAAGAATTGAGTTCGCCGCATCTGCGCGCACTGCGCAAGGAACTGCTGATCGTGCGCGCGGATATCGAACGGATGGAATTCGCCCAGGCAACGGTAGAACTACGTCAGTCGGTCTCGCATTTCAGCTGGCTCAAGTTTCTGCTGCCGGGCCTCCGCGGAATGAGCTGGGGCGCAGGCAAGAGTGCGAATGCGGGCATCGGCGCACTGCTCAAGCAGTATCCGTTGATCAGTTCGCTTGCTTCGCTCCTGCTCGCCAGACCGCTGCGCTCTACGCTGCTTGCCAGTGCGAAACCGCTGCTCAAATGGGGCGGACTCGGGTTTGCCGCGTGGGAGGCTTACCGCATATGGCAACAGATGAAGAGCGACGACGATACTGCGCCAGCGGCGAAATCCGGCCGCACGGGTCGCGGATCGTAA
- a CDS encoding phage holin family protein, which yields MTIDTHTRAEHGPLRRLLGSVFSILQTRLELIGIELSEEKDRLLAVLFLGLAAMMLATMALIALTALVAIAFWDTWRWQALAGITLVYALAALFCALRARSGLRNAPIIFEATLKEFEKDRDVFRKQ from the coding sequence ATGACGATCGATACCCACACGCGCGCTGAGCACGGGCCATTGCGCCGCCTTCTCGGCTCCGTATTCTCCATCCTCCAGACGCGCCTCGAGCTGATCGGCATCGAACTGAGCGAGGAGAAAGACCGCCTGCTGGCGGTGCTCTTCCTCGGGCTCGCGGCCATGATGCTCGCTACCATGGCGCTGATCGCACTGACGGCGCTCGTGGCCATCGCTTTCTGGGACACCTGGCGCTGGCAGGCGCTCGCCGGCATTACGCTGGTCTATGCGCTCGCCGCGTTGTTCTGCGCATTGCGCGCACGCAGCGGTTTGCGCAACGCGCCGATCATATTCGAAGCGACGCTGAAGGAATTCGAAAAGGACCGCGACGTCTTCCGCAAGCAATAA
- a CDS encoding DUF883 family protein has product MSEVNKERLMSDIKAVLADAEDLLKQAASATGERASELRETALSRLKQAKEKAADVQVVVVEKGKKAARATDDYVHEHPWASIGIAAGVGVLVGLLINRK; this is encoded by the coding sequence ATGTCGGAAGTCAACAAGGAGAGATTGATGTCGGATATCAAAGCCGTCCTCGCGGACGCTGAAGACCTGTTGAAGCAGGCCGCAAGCGCAACGGGAGAGCGCGCGTCGGAACTGCGCGAAACGGCGCTGTCGCGTCTGAAGCAGGCAAAGGAAAAGGCCGCCGACGTGCAGGTCGTCGTCGTCGAGAAAGGCAAGAAGGCCGCGCGCGCCACCGACGACTACGTACACGAACATCCGTGGGCGTCGATCGGCATCGCAGCCGGCGTCGGCGTTCTGGTCGGGTTGCTGATCAACCGCAAGTAA
- a CDS encoding peroxiredoxin translates to MSLRLGDIAPDFEQDSSIGRISFHEWLGDSWGVLFSHPADFTPVCTTELGLTAKLAGEFEKRNVKTIALSVDSAESHKEWIKDINETQAASVGFPILADGDRKVSELYDMIHPNANETLTVRSLFVIDPKKKVRLIITYPASTGRNFDEVLRVIDSLQLTDNHKVATPGNWKQGDDVVIVPSLKDEEEIKQRFPKGYKAIRPYLRLTPQPNK, encoded by the coding sequence ATGAGTCTGCGTCTCGGCGACATCGCACCAGATTTCGAACAGGATTCGAGCATCGGCCGCATCAGTTTCCATGAATGGCTCGGCGACAGCTGGGGCGTTTTGTTCTCGCATCCCGCCGACTTCACGCCGGTCTGCACGACCGAACTCGGTCTGACGGCGAAGCTCGCGGGCGAATTCGAAAAGCGCAATGTGAAGACGATTGCGTTGTCGGTGGACAGCGCGGAATCGCATAAGGAATGGATCAAGGACATCAACGAAACCCAGGCGGCGAGCGTCGGCTTCCCGATTCTCGCGGACGGCGATCGCAAGGTTTCGGAACTCTACGACATGATTCACCCGAATGCGAACGAAACGCTGACGGTGCGCTCGCTGTTCGTGATCGATCCGAAGAAGAAGGTGCGCCTGATCATCACGTATCCGGCCAGCACCGGCCGTAACTTCGACGAAGTGCTGCGCGTGATCGATTCGCTGCAGCTCACCGACAACCATAAGGTCGCGACGCCGGGCAACTGGAAGCAGGGCGACGACGTGGTGATCGTTCCGTCGCTGAAGGACGAAGAGGAAATCAAGCAGCGGTTTCCGAAGGGCTACAAGGCGATACGCCCGTATCTGCGTCTCACGCCGCAGCCGAACAAGTAA
- a CDS encoding acyl-CoA dehydrogenase translates to MADAAQFHWEDPLLLDQQLTGEERMVRDAAQAYSQDKLAPRVLEAFRHEKTDASIFREMGELGLLGPTIPEQYGGPGLSYVSYGLIAREVERIDSGYRSMMSVQSSLVMVPIFEFGSDAQKEKYLPKLATGEWIGCFGLTEPNHGSDPGSMVTRAKKVDGGYSLSGSKMWITNSPIADVFVVWAKLQEDGKDAIRGFILEKGWKGLSAPAIHGKVGLRSSITGEIVLDEVFVPAENLMPNVSGLRGPFTCLNSARYGIAWGALGAAEACWHTARQYVLDRKQFGRPLAANQLIQKKLADMQTEITLGLQGVLRLGRMKDEGTAAVEITSIMKRNSCGKALDIARLARDMLGGNGISDEFGIARHLVNLEVVNTYEGTHDIHALILGRAQTGIQAFF, encoded by the coding sequence ATGGCCGACGCCGCGCAGTTTCATTGGGAAGATCCGCTGTTGCTCGATCAGCAGTTGACCGGGGAAGAACGCATGGTGCGCGACGCCGCCCAGGCCTATTCGCAAGACAAACTGGCGCCGCGTGTGCTCGAAGCGTTCCGTCACGAGAAGACCGATGCCAGCATCTTCCGCGAGATGGGCGAACTCGGTCTGCTCGGCCCGACCATTCCCGAACAGTACGGTGGCCCCGGTTTGAGCTACGTGAGCTACGGGCTCATCGCGCGTGAAGTGGAACGCATCGACTCCGGCTATCGCTCGATGATGTCGGTGCAGTCGTCGCTCGTGATGGTGCCGATCTTCGAATTCGGCTCCGATGCGCAAAAGGAAAAATATCTGCCGAAGCTCGCCACCGGTGAATGGATCGGCTGCTTCGGCCTGACCGAACCGAATCACGGCTCGGACCCGGGCAGCATGGTGACGCGCGCGAAGAAGGTCGACGGCGGCTATTCGCTGTCGGGCTCGAAGATGTGGATCACCAACTCACCGATCGCTGACGTGTTCGTCGTCTGGGCCAAGCTCCAGGAGGACGGCAAGGACGCGATTCGCGGCTTCATTCTCGAGAAGGGCTGGAAGGGTCTGTCGGCACCGGCCATCCACGGCAAGGTTGGTCTGCGCTCGTCGATCACCGGCGAGATCGTGCTCGACGAAGTGTTCGTCCCCGCCGAGAACCTGATGCCGAACGTGAGCGGTCTGCGTGGTCCGTTCACGTGCCTGAATTCGGCGCGCTACGGCATTGCCTGGGGCGCGCTCGGCGCCGCGGAAGCCTGCTGGCATACCGCGCGGCAGTATGTGCTCGATCGCAAGCAGTTCGGCCGGCCGCTCGCTGCCAACCAGTTGATCCAGAAGAAGCTTGCCGATATGCAAACCGAGATCACGCTCGGACTGCAAGGCGTGCTGCGTCTCGGCAGGATGAAGGACGAAGGCACCGCTGCAGTCGAGATCACGTCGATCATGAAGCGCAATTCGTGCGGCAAGGCACTCGACATCGCGCGGCTCGCACGCGACATGCTTGGCGGCAACGGTATCTCGGACGAGTTCGGCATTGCGCGGCACCTCGTGAACCTCGAGGTCGTCAACACGTATGAAGGCACGCACGATATTCATGCGCTGATACTGGGGCGCGCGCAGACGGGGATTCAGGCGTTCTTCTGA
- a CDS encoding IclR family transcriptional regulator — protein MTPSSTPAISIDERKFVTALARGLDLLRAFRPGETMLGNRDFVERTGLPKATVNRLAYTLTVLGYLRFDETLGKYALDAGVLSLGFALLSGTDTLELARPHMRTFAREVGAAVSLGCRDGLDMIYLETIRSETALTLGLASGSRLSMLTSSMGRAYLAVLPADARAALLAELKKAAGADGAALVADAQFEIDAFADARCCFSFRAWNDDVNAVAVPFRETRDGRWLVLSCSGPASSMGDEVFRESVAPRLKALACRLGDTA, from the coding sequence ATGACGCCTTCATCCACCCCCGCCATTTCCATCGACGAACGCAAATTCGTCACCGCCCTGGCACGTGGGCTGGACCTGCTGCGCGCGTTTCGTCCCGGCGAAACGATGCTCGGCAATCGCGATTTCGTCGAGCGGACCGGCCTGCCGAAGGCAACCGTGAACCGGCTCGCGTACACGCTGACGGTGCTCGGCTATCTGCGCTTCGACGAAACGCTCGGCAAGTACGCACTCGATGCCGGCGTGCTGTCGCTGGGGTTCGCACTGCTGTCGGGAACCGACACGCTCGAACTCGCGCGGCCGCACATGCGCACGTTCGCACGCGAAGTGGGCGCGGCTGTGTCACTCGGTTGCCGCGATGGGCTCGACATGATCTATCTCGAGACGATCCGCAGTGAGACCGCGCTCACGCTCGGTCTCGCGTCGGGTTCGCGGCTGTCGATGCTCACCAGTTCGATGGGCCGTGCCTATCTCGCCGTGCTGCCCGCCGATGCGCGCGCAGCCTTGCTCGCCGAGCTGAAGAAGGCGGCCGGCGCGGACGGCGCCGCGCTCGTGGCCGATGCGCAGTTCGAGATCGACGCGTTTGCCGACGCGCGCTGCTGCTTCTCGTTTCGCGCGTGGAATGACGATGTGAACGCGGTCGCGGTGCCTTTTCGCGAGACACGCGATGGACGCTGGCTGGTGCTCAGTTGCAGCGGGCCGGCATCGTCGATGGGGGATGAGGTGTTTCGCGAGAGCGTCGCGCCGCGGTTGAAGGCGCTGGCTTGCAGGTTGGGCGATACGGCCTAG
- a CDS encoding EAL domain-containing protein, giving the protein MIPPTISDLVARAASHPFLGEHLARGTGEHSDSAIARFNGFQLGSTYEPIFDISVHAYGQSLGSAPERADRFGDELGFQAVTQRVDGVPFDAQDTFERIADDQELVALDRMSRALHAINFFGAQRHGLLFLRVHERLLKSVKYDHGRHFSAVLVSFGLNPSRIVIELPAAAVAHRNFLGYLTRSYQRYGFKVAGNLPNAGQILSVSDMARLDFIKMDAGSALRDSMVKPLVGYANRLRIPLIFNRVADEAQFDLLQQYDVRFVQGPLFAAHDHDRTA; this is encoded by the coding sequence ATGATTCCCCCGACCATCTCCGACCTCGTTGCGCGTGCCGCCAGCCACCCGTTTCTCGGCGAGCATCTGGCACGCGGCACGGGCGAGCACAGCGACAGCGCGATCGCCCGCTTCAACGGTTTCCAGCTGGGCAGCACGTATGAGCCGATCTTCGATATCAGCGTGCATGCGTATGGACAGTCGCTCGGTTCGGCGCCGGAGCGTGCCGACCGGTTCGGCGACGAACTCGGTTTTCAGGCGGTGACGCAGCGCGTCGACGGCGTGCCGTTCGATGCACAGGACACCTTCGAGCGCATCGCCGACGACCAGGAACTGGTCGCGCTAGACCGCATGTCGCGGGCACTGCACGCAATCAATTTCTTCGGCGCACAGCGGCACGGACTACTGTTTCTACGGGTCCACGAACGGTTGCTGAAAAGCGTGAAGTACGACCACGGCCGGCATTTCTCGGCGGTGCTCGTATCGTTTGGATTGAACCCGTCACGCATCGTGATCGAACTGCCGGCGGCGGCGGTTGCGCATCGCAACTTCCTCGGCTATCTGACGCGCAGTTATCAACGCTACGGATTCAAGGTGGCCGGTAACCTGCCGAATGCCGGGCAGATTCTTTCGGTGTCGGACATGGCGCGGCTCGATTTCATCAAGATGGATGCGGGCTCGGCACTGCGCGACTCGATGGTGAAGCCGCTGGTCGGATATGCGAACCGGTTGCGCATTCCGTTGATCTTCAATCGCGTCGCTGATGAAGCGCAGTTTGATCTGTTGCAGCAATATGATGTGCGGTTTGTGCAGGGGCCGCTTTTTGCGGCACACGATCACGACCGCACGGCGTAA
- a CDS encoding MFS transporter produces MSAQPASSNVIEVERVLGETHHPAFQLMLLVLCGLCLVIDGFDAQAMGYVAPSVIAEWNVSKAALGPVFSASLFGMLLGALGLSVLADRIGRRPVLIGATFFFAAAMIATPLASTVPALIALRFITGLGLGCIMPNAMALVGEFSTPAHRVKRMMLVSCGFTLGAALGGFVSAALIPAFGWRAVFWVGGAVPLLLAFAMLAALPESLQFLVLKGRTERARRWLATFDPSLHVDAQTRIVVREKADGGAPVAELFRAGRTPVTLILWAISFMNLIDLYFLSNWLPTVMRDAGYTPATAVIVGTVLQTGGVIGTLSLGWFIERFGFVRVLFVCFACAAGFVGAIGSVAHALPWLLVAVFAGGFCVVGGQPAVNALAGHYYPTSLRSTGIGWSLGIGRIGSVIGPLVGGQMIALNWSNAALFHVAAVPVLCSALFVVVLAGATRGHRVASARTA; encoded by the coding sequence ATGAGCGCCCAACCCGCGTCGTCGAATGTGATCGAAGTCGAGCGCGTGCTCGGCGAAACGCATCACCCTGCGTTCCAGCTCATGCTGCTTGTGCTGTGCGGACTGTGTCTCGTGATCGACGGCTTCGATGCGCAGGCGATGGGTTACGTCGCACCGAGCGTGATCGCCGAGTGGAACGTATCGAAGGCGGCGCTCGGGCCGGTGTTCAGCGCGAGTCTGTTCGGCATGCTGCTCGGCGCGCTGGGTCTGTCGGTGCTGGCCGACCGGATCGGCCGGAGACCGGTACTGATCGGCGCGACGTTCTTCTTCGCCGCAGCGATGATCGCGACGCCGCTTGCATCGACGGTGCCTGCGCTGATCGCGCTGCGCTTTATAACGGGTCTTGGGCTCGGTTGCATCATGCCGAATGCGATGGCGCTGGTCGGCGAGTTTTCCACGCCTGCGCATCGAGTGAAGCGAATGATGCTGGTGTCGTGTGGCTTCACGCTTGGCGCGGCACTCGGTGGTTTTGTCAGCGCTGCGTTGATCCCAGCGTTTGGCTGGCGCGCGGTGTTCTGGGTCGGCGGTGCGGTGCCGCTGCTGCTCGCATTCGCGATGCTCGCCGCGCTGCCCGAGTCGCTGCAGTTTCTCGTACTCAAAGGTCGTACCGAGCGCGCCCGGCGCTGGCTCGCGACATTCGATCCGAGCCTGCACGTCGACGCGCAGACGCGCATCGTCGTGCGCGAAAAAGCCGATGGTGGCGCGCCGGTCGCCGAGCTGTTCCGCGCGGGCCGCACGCCGGTCACGCTGATCCTGTGGGCGATCAGCTTCATGAATCTGATCGATCTGTACTTCCTGTCCAACTGGCTGCCGACCGTGATGCGCGATGCGGGCTACACGCCAGCCACCGCGGTGATCGTCGGCACGGTGCTGCAGACCGGCGGGGTGATCGGCACGCTGTCGCTCGGCTGGTTTATCGAACGGTTTGGTTTCGTACGAGTGCTGTTCGTCTGCTTTGCGTGCGCGGCTGGGTTCGTCGGTGCGATCGGCAGTGTCGCGCATGCGCTGCCGTGGCTGCTGGTGGCGGTGTTCGCGGGCGGCTTCTGTGTAGTCGGTGGGCAGCCGGCGGTCAATGCGCTTGCAGGACACTATTACCCGACCAGTCTGCGCTCGACCGGCATCGGCTGGAGCCTCGGCATCGGCCGTATCGGCTCGGTGATCGGGCCGCTTGTCGGTGGGCAGATGATCGCGCTGAACTGGTCGAATGCGGCGCTGTTTCACGTGGCCGCGGTGCCGGTGTTGTGCTCGGCGTTGTTCGTAGTCGTGCTTGCGGGCGCGACGCGGGGTCACCGCGTTGCGTCGGCGCGAACCGCTTAG
- the hmgA gene encoding homogentisate 1,2-dioxygenase, translated as MTHDTNSPSGERSTYQSGFANEFATEALPGALPQGRNSPQRVAYGLYAEQLSGTAFTAPRSHNRRSWLYRIRPAAMHRPFTPLPPSPSHPADRLVANFHEVPPTPPNQLRWNPLPMPTAPTDFIDGWVTMAGNGSAESMNGCAIHLYAANRSMRDRYFYSGDGELLIVPQQGRLAIATELGRLDIEPFEIAVIPRGVRFTVTLPDGEARGYICENFGALLRLPDLGPIGSNGLANPRDFLTPHAAYEDREGDFELVAKLNGHLWRADIGHSPLDVVAWHGNYAPYKYDLRHFNTIGSISYDHPDPSIFLVLHSPSDTPGVDTIDFVIFPPRWLAAEDTFRPPWFHRNVASEFMGLVHGVYDAKAEGFVPGGASLHNCMSGHGPDADTFEKASHSDTSKPHKVGDTMAFMFETRTLIRPTRFALETSQLQADYFECWQGIQKHFNPEQP; from the coding sequence ATGACTCACGATACGAATTCCCCCTCAGGCGAACGCTCCACGTATCAATCGGGCTTCGCCAACGAGTTCGCGACAGAGGCGCTGCCAGGCGCACTGCCGCAGGGCCGCAACTCGCCGCAGCGTGTCGCCTACGGACTCTACGCAGAGCAGTTGTCGGGCACCGCGTTCACCGCACCGCGCAGTCATAACCGCCGCTCGTGGCTGTACCGCATTCGTCCGGCGGCGATGCACCGGCCGTTCACGCCGCTGCCACCGTCACCGTCGCATCCCGCCGACCGGCTCGTGGCGAACTTCCATGAAGTACCGCCGACCCCGCCGAACCAGCTACGCTGGAACCCGCTGCCGATGCCCACCGCGCCGACCGATTTCATCGACGGATGGGTGACGATGGCGGGCAACGGTTCCGCTGAATCGATGAACGGTTGCGCGATCCATCTGTATGCAGCGAACCGCTCGATGCGGGACCGCTACTTCTACAGCGGCGACGGCGAGCTGCTGATCGTGCCGCAACAGGGCCGTCTCGCGATTGCGACCGAACTCGGCCGGCTCGACATCGAACCGTTCGAGATCGCGGTGATTCCGCGCGGCGTACGCTTCACGGTGACGCTGCCCGATGGCGAGGCGCGCGGCTATATCTGCGAGAACTTCGGTGCGCTGTTGCGTCTGCCGGATCTCGGGCCGATCGGCTCGAACGGGCTCGCCAACCCGCGCGATTTCCTCACGCCGCACGCCGCCTATGAAGACCGCGAAGGCGACTTCGAACTCGTCGCGAAGCTGAACGGCCATTTGTGGCGCGCGGACATCGGCCATTCGCCGCTCGACGTCGTCGCGTGGCACGGCAACTATGCGCCGTACAAATACGATCTGCGTCACTTCAACACGATCGGTTCGATCAGCTACGACCATCCCGATCCGTCGATCTTCCTCGTCCTGCATTCGCCAAGCGATACGCCCGGTGTCGATACGATCGACTTCGTGATCTTCCCGCCGCGCTGGCTTGCAGCTGAAGACACGTTTCGGCCGCCCTGGTTTCACCGCAACGTCGCGAGCGAATTCATGGGTCTCGTGCATGGCGTGTACGACGCGAAGGCGGAGGGCTTCGTGCCTGGTGGCGCGAGCCTGCACAACTGCATGTCGGGTCACGGTCCCGATGCGGATACGTTCGAGAAGGCGTCGCACAGCGACACGTCGAAGCCGCACAAGGTCGGCGACACGATGGCGTTCATGTTCGAAACCCGCACGCTGATCCGCCCGACCCGTTTTGCGCTCGAAACGTCACAGCTACAAGCCGATTACTTCGAGTGCTGGCAAGGCATCCAGAAACACTTCAACCCGGAGCAGCCATGA
- the fahA gene encoding fumarylacetoacetase: protein MSVSSDLQATLDPSRRSWVEAANDPACDFSIQNLPFGIFSDSHDAVWRVGVAIGDRIVDLAVLEEAGLLVLPPTSANESGASSVFRSDSLNAFIALGRDAWRSVRIQLSSLLARDTVTLRDDAALRERALVPATDATLHLPVQIPGYTDFYSSKEHATNVGSMFRDPKNALLPNWSEMPIGYNGRASSVVVSGTPVRRPNGQLKLPDVERPVFGACRKLDIELETGFIVGRGNALGEPVACAEAEAHIFGMVLLNDWSARDIQQWEYVPLGPFNAKTFATTISPWIVTLDALEPFRVAQPEQVPQPLDYLRHDGAHAFDIALEVRLRPQRAREATTISRTNFRHMYWTMAQQFAHHTVSGCNTRVGDLMGSGTISGPTADSYGSLLELTWNGKQPLELKEGGTRTFIEDGDELTLAGWCQGEGYRVGFGTCSGVIVPARD, encoded by the coding sequence ATGAGCGTATCGAGCGATCTGCAGGCGACGCTCGATCCGTCGCGCCGAAGCTGGGTCGAAGCGGCGAACGATCCAGCCTGTGACTTTTCGATCCAGAACCTGCCGTTCGGCATCTTTAGCGACTCTCACGATGCGGTTTGGCGCGTGGGCGTCGCGATCGGTGATCGCATCGTCGATCTGGCGGTGTTGGAGGAAGCGGGCTTGCTTGTTTTGCCGCCGACGTCGGCGAACGAATCCGGTGCTTCCAGCGTGTTCCGCTCGGACTCGCTCAACGCGTTCATCGCGCTGGGTCGCGATGCGTGGCGCAGCGTACGGATTCAGTTATCCAGCCTGCTCGCGCGCGACACGGTCACGCTGCGTGACGACGCGGCACTGCGCGAACGCGCGCTCGTGCCTGCAACCGATGCGACGTTGCACTTGCCCGTGCAGATTCCCGGCTACACCGATTTCTATTCGTCGAAAGAACACGCGACGAACGTCGGCTCGATGTTCCGCGATCCGAAGAATGCACTCCTGCCGAACTGGTCGGAGATGCCGATCGGCTACAACGGACGCGCTTCGTCGGTGGTGGTGAGCGGCACGCCGGTGCGGCGGCCCAATGGGCAACTGAAGTTGCCCGATGTGGAGCGCCCGGTGTTCGGCGCGTGTCGCAAGCTCGATATCGAACTGGAAACCGGGTTTATCGTTGGGCGCGGCAATGCGCTCGGCGAACCGGTGGCGTGTGCCGAGGCCGAAGCGCACATCTTCGGCATGGTGCTGCTGAACGACTGGAGTGCGCGCGACATCCAGCAGTGGGAGTACGTGCCGCTCGGGCCGTTCAACGCGAAGACCTTCGCGACGACGATCTCGCCGTGGATCGTCACGCTCGACGCGCTCGAACCGTTCCGCGTCGCGCAGCCGGAACAGGTGCCGCAGCCGCTCGACTATCTGCGGCACGACGGCGCGCATGCGTTCGATATCGCACTCGAAGTGCGGTTGCGTCCGCAGCGCGCCCGCGAAGCGACGACGATCTCGCGCACGAATTTTCGCCACATGTACTGGACGATGGCGCAGCAGTTTGCGCATCACACGGTGTCGGGCTGCAATACGCGGGTGGGCGATCTGATGGGTTCGGGGACGATCAGCGGGCCGACCGCCGATTCATATGGCAGCCTGCTCGAGCTGACGTGGAACGGCAAGCAGCCGCTCGAACTGAAAGAGGGCGGCACGCGGACGTTTATCGAAGACGGCGATGAACTGACGCTCGCTGGGTGGTGCCAGGGCGAGGGTTATCGCGTGGGCTTTGGAACGTGTAGTGGTGTGATTGTGCCGGCGCGTGATTGA